The Anolis carolinensis isolate JA03-04 chromosome 2, rAnoCar3.1.pri, whole genome shotgun sequence genome has a window encoding:
- the sigmar1 gene encoding sigma non-opioid intracellular receptor 1, with amino-acid sequence MRGLPGPRSVRVALAVAAAALLIQVLRSWAAASSSARRFEFDPEEIARLGKHHAGLDHEQAFSKIIVELRKKHPGHILPDEDLQWVFVNAGGWMGSMCLLHASFSEYVLLFGTAVDSGGHSGRYWADIHDTVISGTFRQWKEGTTKSEIYYPGDTIVHHSGEATSVQWSAGTWMVEYGRGFIPSTLPFALADTVFSTQDFLTLFYTVRVYIKALLLEAYTYFSDGGQ; translated from the exons ATGAGGGGCCTGCCGGGGCCGCGCTCCGTCCGAGTGGCCCTCGCCGTGGCCGCCGCCGCGCTCCTCATCCAGGTGCTGCGCAGCTGGGCCGCCGCCTCCAGCTCTGCCCGGCGCTTCGAGTTCGACCCGGAGGAGATCGCCCGCCTCGGGAAGCACCACGCCG GTTTGGACCACGAGCAAGCGTTTTCAAAGATCATTGTGGAACTGCGCAAGAAGCACCCTGGTCATATCCTGCCAGATGAGGACTTGCAGTGGGTCTTTGTCAATGCTGGGGGCTGGATGGGCTCCATGTGCCTGCTCCATGCTTCCTTCTCGGAGTACGTCCTGCTCTTTGGCACAGCAGTTGACTCTGGGGGACATTCAG GACGCTACTGGGCTGATATTCACGACACAGTCATCTCAGGGACCTTTCGGCAGTGGAAAGAGGGAACAACCAAAAGCGAGATCTACTACCCAG GTGACACCATTGTCCATCACTCTGGAGAAGCCACCTCGGTTCAATGGAGCGCTGGCACATGGATGGTGGAGTACGGCCGCGGTTTCATCCCCTCCACACTCCCCTTTGCCCTGGCTGACACGGTTTTCAGCACTCAGGACTTCCTCACGCTTTTCTACACTGTACGGGTTTACATCAAGGCGCTGCTCTTGGAGGCCTACACCTACTTCAGCGACGGCGGCCAGTGA